The window CAAAGGCTTAAAAACTCTTCAGTTTAAGAAAATGGTGCATGAACTACCATAATTAGAAGCTTCAACAACTATTTGTACTGATTGCATGATTGGAAAACAGCACCGAGATCCAATCCCGAAGAGAAGTACTTGGAGATCATCATAAAAGCTTCAACTAATTCATGTTGACATATGTGGTCCTATCTCGCCTACGTCAAATAGCAAGAAAAGGTACCTAATCtgcttcattgatgattttagtagaAAGACATGAGTgtattttttggttgaaaaatcTAAAGCATTAGTTACTTTCaagtactttaaaaaatctattgagAAAGAGATGGATGCTTATATTAAATGCTTACATACTGATCGTGGAGGTGAATTTACCTCACAAGATTTCAATgatttttgcaaagaaaatggaATCAAAAGTCAGTTGACAGGAGTCTATACTCCACAACATAACAGagttacaaaaagaaagaattagacCATTATAAACTTGGTATGAAGTATGCTCTTAGAGAAAAAGATATCGAAGATGTTTTGGCCAGAAGCAGTGAATTGGACAGTATATATTCTGAACCAAAGTTCCATTTTGgcagtaaaaaatataactcaaGAGGAGGCTTGAAGTGGGATAAAACCTTCAGTTGAACATTTTTGAATGTTTGGTTGCCTTGCACATGTTCATGTATCTAATGCAAAGAGAACCAAGTTAGAGGACAAAAGTATTGCTTGTTTGTTGTTGGGGGTCAGTGAGGAGTCTAAAGCATATAGGCTTTATAATCCAATAGCCAAGAAAATCATTAACAGCAGAAATGTAgtttttgaagaaaacaaaccttgggaATGGGACAAAGAACATGTGGTGGCTGTATTGGAATGGGGAGACAATGATGAAGAGGCTGCTGTGAGTAATGAAATCGAGAGTAAAGATGGTGATATTGCAGAAAAGGTTGAGAATGTTTCTCCAGATACAGTGGATTAAGGAAGGCTTCGAAAGCAACCTGTTTGGATGAATAATTATGATACTAGAGAGGGAatgtttgaagaagaaaatgaagctAGTATGGCTTTATTTACTTCTGATGATCTTTTTTATTTCGAAGAGGATGTGAAAAGTTCAAAATGGAGGGATACGATGGATTCTGAGATAAAAGCCATCTAAAAGAATGAAACATGGGTGCTAACAGATCTACCTGTAGGTGCAAAGAAGATAAGAGTAAAGTGGGTTTACAAAACGAAGCTTAATGAGCATAGAGAAATTGGTAAATACAAGGCTCGTCTTGTAGCTAAAGGGTACGTGCAACAACATGAGATTGATTACACGGAAGTTTTTGCTCCTGTGGCAAGGTTAGATACAGTTCGATTGATTGTTGCATTTGCAGCTACAAAGGGCTGGATAGTTTATCAACTTGACGTAAAATCAACTTTTCTACATGGAGAACTAAGCGAGGAGGTGTACGTTAAGCAACCAAGAGGCTATGAGCTGCACAAAAATCCACACAAAGTCTACAAGCTGAAGAAAAGCTCTATACGGACTCAAACAAGCTCCACGAGCTTGGTTCAGTCTtataaaagctcattttttgaATGAAGGGTTCGAGAAGTGTCACAATAAGCCTACATTGTTTGTTAAAACAAGCAAAGAAGGTAAAATTCTAATTGTTAGCttgtatgttgatgatttcaTTTTTACTGGAAATGATGAAGCAATGTTTAATGAGTTCAAGAGTTCAATGGTGTGTGAGTTTGATATGACAGATTTGGGAAAGATGAGGTACTTTCTTGGAATTGAAGTTTTGCACATGGCTGATGGAATCTATATTAGTCAAAAGAAATATTCTTTGGATGTGTTTAAAAGGTTCGGGATGGAAGAGAGCAATTCTGCTAAAAACCTGATGGTTCCAGTTGttaaatttttcaaagataAAGATGGTGTGAAGGTTGAGACAACATTCTTTAAACAAGTGGTAGGGAGTTTTATGTATCTCATAGCAACGAGACCAACTTGATGTTTGTGGTTAGTTTAATCAGCAGATATGCAGGGCAACCAACAGAGCTTCATTTGCAAGCTGCAAAGTGAGTATTGAGGTACTTGAAAGGCACAACAAATCTTGGGATATTTTACAAGAAGGGAGGTAGTGATGAACTAATTACATTTACTAACAGTGATTATGCTGGTGATTTGGAGAATAGAAAAAGCACTTCAGGATATGTTTTCATGTTGAGTTCTGGTGCACTGTCGTGATCCTCTAAAAACAACATGTTGTCACACTCTCAACGACTGAAGCTAAATTTGTAGTCGCTGCATCTTGTGCATGTTGTGTGGATGAGAAGAATTTTGGAGAAACTTGGTAATGCACACGGTGATAGTACTACACTTTTTGTGATAATAGTTCTACAATTAAATTGTCAAAGAATCCAGTGATGCATGGACGGAGCAAGCACATAGATATGCGTTTTCACTTTCTACGTGATCTTACTAAGGAGAGAATTGTGGAGTTGATTTATTATGGGACACGGGATCAAGTTGCAGATGTGATGACTAAGCCATTAAAGCTTGAGTCTTTCCTAAAGATGAGGGAGCTACTTTGTGTTCGAGAAGTCCCTGTAAACTAATTGTTGTCTGCATTAGTTTAAGGAAGGGAATGACAAGTACTGGGGTTTATTGTTTAGGATCCCCTACTGATTaggtttgtttttctgtttcaaATAAATTCCTATTAAATAGGGTGACTTGTTCTTCTGTTTAACTATTTTCTTTTGCACGTTACCATGTTTCTGTCAATTGTGGGCTGTAATTTCtatattatgttaattattGTAAGGCTATATATTAACCAAAGTTCTTATTCAATATGTTAAGTTATTTTTCCAGTTTTgttgtgtttctttctttcacagTTTTGATTCATAACATAATATCGAtggctcatttttttttattaattgttgataaatattgtttttacagTTTGTTTACTATGATTTAAATCTGATTATTAAACTTCACGTTATTATTGTTGATTACTCAAGTATTGGTTTTTTCTTGATTCCTTAAAAATACTGTCGTCATCTTTCCCAAAATCAATTGATTATATGAATTCTGGAATgtttatcatttgaaaaaaacataaacatatcACAGTTAGAGGAACGTTTACTGATCTGAATTTCTAGCAGAAAGGTGGTAACAACGTTATTCACCCAAGAAGCCTAAAATGACCACGCTCAATAACAGCAAAGCCACACAATACGAAAATGAAagcaagaaaaacacaaaaaataaagactcAAATAGGTTCCACTCAactccaaaacaaaacaaaaagcaCAGATTTCAAGATAAATAGCACCCCTCTCCATAAACCTAAGAGGTTCCACTCAACTCCAAACCAAGGACACTAAAGCAAAGGGCACACTCTTTTATTCACGACACAAATTACCATGAGGGCTTCAGACTCGAGATTTGAACTACTAAAAATTAAGAGCCCATCATTCTTCCTCCGACTCAGACTCAGCATTCTGAAGCCATTCAATGAAGGGCTTAGCATTCTTCCAAATCTGAGAATCCTTGCTTGGTCCCTCTAGCCCTTCCTGATACCACTGCACGATGTACTCTTCCTCCAGGACATCAGCATCATATAGGTCTTTCATGACAAGAGCCACTTCCTTCAGTGCACTTGAGCTCGACTTCCCACAGAATGCCCCGATTGCTCTGAGCAGAAGCAACTGTGATCCCTCATCCTGAGCAACAGCGGCAGCCAGatacttcttcttcttgccAACCTCCTTCGCAAATCCTTTCTCAACACCCTCAAACAATGCCTCAAACAGACCATTCATCTTTTCCTGAGCAGACCCATCAAGTGAACCGAGAGCAGACTGTATCTTGCTTGCAGATACTCCCTTCTTCAGGTTTGCCTTCACCTCCTCCACGAGAGTTTCATAAGCACTTGAATTCCCGCAACCAGCTTTTGGTTCCTCCTCTCGAGGACTGCCATTTTCTTTGCTGGCTGTCTTTGAATTCTTCTCTGTCTCATCTGCGGCGAGCATGACCATATCAGCTGTCGCAGCACTCAACTGCTCTTGAATGCGTTGGCGAGCAGCCTCCAGAGATGTATCAGTTTGCCACTGgacatcatcttcatcatcagcCTCTTCCTTCTCATCAACCTGGCTATGAGTTGGTGACCCACGTTCCTCATCAGAGCTGTTTGCTTTCTTCTTAATAGAGCTAGCTTTTGCATGGCCATCCTTTGTAGAAGATCCCTTCTTCTTACCATTCTTCAGTTTCTTCTGCTCCTCATCGGCAGCTTCACCTTCCTTCAGTCGCTCCTTCTCAGCCCTCCTCATTGCCTTCTTGTCCTTTGATCCCTTCTTTGTTTCTGGTGGATTCTTCACAATGAAAGTGGTGAGCTTGTCCCTCATATCAACATCCGACACAAAACCACAAGCAGCACATTTCAGCTGGATCATCTGGCTTTTGGTGATGATTACCTCAGTCTCAGGGTTTCCACAGCCATAACACTGGACATATTTCTTGATAAAGTTCTCAAGAAGGCCTGCAAGTTTGGCGGTGTCATGAGAGCCATTCACATGGGAAGTCCCTGTTTTCTCATCAAATTTGGATTGTGCACCAAGCTCACAACCAAAGTACTTCGTAGTGTAAGAAGCTGGCCTTGCCAAAGCCTTTGCAATATCAACCATGTTGACAATGTTTGTCTTGATGCCATTTCCTCGGCCCTCAATTTTGGTAATCATCTTGGGCATCTTGTACCTGTAGAAGGCATCATCACTGTTTGCAGCACCAATATTCTGCAACGCCATCTTGATCACAGTAAATCAATCACACAACAAATTCAGTAATGTCACTGAACGCAAATGCTGGAATTCAAAAATTGGGCAGCAGCTTTGTCTTCTAGAGATTCTTTAGCAAGAAAAGACCGTTCTTGTTTAGTCAGAAAAGGTTGAATCCAGCTACAACCTCGAAACTCTGGGTATTCGTCAAATAGTCCGAAATGCATATAGCTTATTGTGTCAAACAAGGGTCCACCCTTTTTCCGTGACGAAGGACTATACTCTCCAAGTAATCCAATGGCTCCCAAAAACGAAATAGCCAGCACGGACATAAAAAAACCTCAACTTTGAAAGACTTCACTCTGAAAATCTGCAGACAGCAGCAACAACACCTGCTAGTCTCCTGAAAAGAACAGGACAAGAATTTTAGGAACAAAGAAATTTCAACAACACAAGGAACCACAAACTAGACAGTAAAATACCACaacagaaaaaacaataatcaaacatGCAACCAAAAAGCACATTAAGTATAAAAAACTTGCACCAAGCTTTGCCAAACTAAATAAGTAGCATCAATCAAAGCAAGGAGAGATAGAATTAGTTAACATCAAAGAACCAAAGTCATGATCCTCACAACACTATAAAGACATGGAGGAAACCTCAATCCTGGTTCAATCAAATAGAGCTGCTCCATTAAGCaggatattaaaacaaaaaaaaacacaacaaataaaaaatcatgaacttCAATTGCCCAAAACAATACATGCTATAATCAAAAGCATATGCAAAGAGGTAAAGCTTGAAGAACCTTTAAGTAGAAGCAATAGACTAAAGCTCAGGTTTTGCAGAAAAACCtcaaattaattgataaaaaacaaaacatgttttgCAAATAGCCCCCACGTCCTATTTACACTAATCCTACTCCTTGTAGGAAAAAGACTTACTAAATCCTACTCCTTGTAGGAAAAGTACTCCTTAAATCAGACTCCTTATAGGAAAAGGAGTTATTAATAACACAAGTAACCctaattaaaacccaaaaacacaGTTAAGGAACATCTCATGCGTCAAGATTGAAACAtctaactaaaaacaaataggCGAACAAAAACTCAAGAAAACCATCGTTGGAAATCATCAAATCATAACAGCGAGCAATCAAGTCAATCGTAAGCTACGGTGGCATCGAATCGCAATAAACATTGAACAATGACGAATCACAGTGAACAAATTACTATATCAAATtataaccaattttttttattgattaatctgcataataatctaaaacaacAGCACAAGTAGGCTACGATTCATTACACTAGATCTAAAGCCAGAAAGATAAATATCTCATATGgagaaacaaattcaaattcagaAAATAAATAGATCGATCGATTGATCCAAGAAGCcttagcagcagcagcatacCTTTAAGCGGCGTAGCTAATGAAATCCAAGTTTGTTTCTAGAGAGATAAACCGAGTTAGcttgtagagagagaaaacGGGAGGCGCATCTGTGTTTTCTCGTGTTGTGGAGGACGAGAGGCGGACTTCTTTGCTTGTGTGAgcgtgtgtttgtgtgtgtgtgtatatatatatagggttgGAGTTGAGAGGGACGTATTGGGTGTTTTATGATGTATGTTATACGCGTTTGTTTGATCATCACGGTTTTGACTTCTTATCTAGACCCTTTGATTTTTGACGGATGAGCtgtgagttgtttttttttcttttcctgatTTTACACACCGttttcccttttttaaaaaaaaaaaaatttaacaatgaTATGTATAGAACCAGTCGGGTTCTGATTTTTTATCatcctaaaataaatatattgacaCAGTAAACTTGTTATTTGATTTGGATCAAGGTTTAAATTCAGCCAAAAACACATTAACTCAGTAAAATTCTAGTAACTTAACAGGTTGATTTATGATTAGTTAAATTACtaaatcaaacttgatttaaatttattcaagtcaattttaaaaaattaaaaaaaaaatattttaataaaattaatttacttggTGATTTAATAATCTAAGTTATTAGTCTAGTCCAAGTGtatcatataatttaataataagtttggtttgattttgtagatttaaataaaatttactagatgatttgataatttattttcttggtcaTGAATCAATATTTACAATGCTACTTTAATTACTAAAACTAAAAGGatattttattgtataaatTCTTTTGTAAATCTTGTCAAATTCATTCAGAGAGTCAaagatatgaaaagaaaaaaaaacaattatttttcaaagtaaaaaataaaaaacttctttttaatatgagttatgtccttatatatatatatatatatatatatataaatggttatttttttcgtaatatttttaaatattcagatcaagtatattttttattgataaatcaaGTCTAACCCAATAACcaacagaatttttttttttcatccttcaaaagttataattttcattttgagtGGGTGAAATTTTAagatacatatttttttttttgagatttgatAATAATTAGAAATTTGCAATTTTTCTCATAATTGTGATGTGGATTTTTTACTTGTGGAATTGTCGGATCTATAAATCATATGTAGGTCGGTCATCGTGGAGGATAGAATATCCTATAGCACAATATCGGATCTACCGTCtgccttttttcctttttttttttaatatactgtggtgtttaaaaatataagaaatatttttgtctttttatttattcatcttcctttcatttttatttatttttatttttttgcagtaCAAGTATTTAATTGAGAATAAATTTTATGAGGATGATAAAATGGTGTTCATCATCAACTGTATCAAAATTGTCGGCCACCAATTTGATTCCTTCTTcccgttttatttatttatttatttatttattgcacaTAATGGGGAATCGATGGTTTTAAATCATGATCTGAGTTCTGTGGTTAAGTAAGACTAGTTTTCAGATCACTCTCCGctacaaattgaataaaaaaaaatttaaatcttaaaacaaaatgtttaggttataaaagttattaggtattgttataaaattatgtttatcaagttaattttaaagtttttaattttactttttatcttcaagatttaaaattaaataatataaaaattattttgatatatcttAACTAACTTGATAGATTCAAAgccaataaaaataagtttggatTTGTCATAACAAAAATTtctaagagaaaaaaaccaaaaataataaaaataaaaatcccctaaaaaaatttcttcaattctaGTTATTATTCATCAAGAAATACacggtaaattaaaaaaaatgataaaaattaaaataataataataataaaggagaAGGTTAAAAGATACAGTGGAGAGGCAAAACTAgacaaataattgaatttaataggccaaggattaaattaaaaaattcagaaataatTTGGGTTACAATTAGtgacaattgaaaagaaaaattaagaaaatgtatGAAATTGGCCCAAATTAGAGGAATTTGGAAGCTAAGGACTGAAATATAAAAGGGGATGAAATTAAGAGACCCATTTCTATTTGATCAGAGGCAAAATTGAAGGACATTGAggaaagaaaatcacaattgGCCTAAAATTGAGAAAAGGAAGAACAATGCCTAAAATAGAAAAGGTGAGAGAATGAAAGGATTATTTTGAACTTGactaatctaaaaataacaatgtttAGGTGTAAATTAGAAAACCGTGTCCCATATTGAGCTTAAGAAAATGACATCGTTTTACATCAGTTAAGGGAGTGAAATAGTATGTTTTTGTAAGACACAGAACAAGAAAGCGACGGGGTTTTGTTCTTATTCCTAAGCTATAATTTATGGTCATGAACGACATTTCCTGTGGGACTAAAACACATGTTTTTGAACCTTAAGAGCCATAATTCAATTAATCAagtcttgatttattttttaaaggttatCAATgtcataaatcataaaattattggaGAAATTTATCCAATCATTaacttcaaaatttcaaaagattAATCGAGATATACATTAACTGATCTgaacattataattatataaaaacaacacaTGTTACTGTTCCTCAACATCATCCAGAGACAATGAATCTAGTTTTCATGCCCTGATCTTCTCCCACGAATAATGCAAAGTAGTAACAATCGCTAGCTTGGAAAAATCCAGTATCCAACCTAGTTTCAATACCAAGCGCATGGAATCTTCTAAGTTAAATTTTTCCATGATTCGTAAAAGGTTTTGAAGAACAGTCCCACCTATAAATAGATGAATAATTCATGTAGTAAGGAGGGGACACctagttttgacaaaaaaaaaaaaaaaagtagaggaGAAAGAATACTgtgttaaagaagaagaaaaacagagagcaaAAGAAACTTTAGAAGATCACTGTGAGAAAAAATTGTTGAACTTGGGTAAGGAGTATATttgagatcaaattaaaaacgagatttacttattttttgagttaaactttgttataatttattttttaatataagcttTCTAACCTGAAATATTAATAGGTTATTTGAAATCCTTGAAATTGAGTTGAATtccaataattaaatcaattcatgtatttgtaattttttaagagtattGATTTGAATCCCAAAACAAATTCATATcataataaatagataaaagtaAATCCGATATGAGACCCTATTTACATTAttgaaatcaatttcaaatagataaaagtaaatttttggcCCTATGATTTGCAATattgaaaagattatttcaaaaatatcctatttcttttcttcaacaaaaacttctatttactttaaattGTGCATCTATGCTACCTTCTTCTATTTACATTGTATTTAATAGGTAACTactcttatattttttgaaatcaatttttctcTGTGGGTAAATGGAGAATGGTGGATGCTTCTTGTTGTTCTGAGCATGAGGGAGCTCAatgtaatattttgtttataaacaaattatttactTACAAGATGTACCATGCAATTTTGAATTAAGGGTAGAGTAGTCAATATTGTTAATTCAATTCAGTTTCATaggtatttcaaataatataattgaatttaattatgtaatttagtattttattctaaacataaaaattGTAATAAGTTATCAATTGACAAATCAcatatgaaattgaattcaatttcacATGTGATTTTATTCCAAATaaactataatataatttaaataaattgtgggtgaatgaaaaattgatcttaaaaaaaccCTTGATTGACATGTTTTGGTGAAACCCAAAAACCCGTTAAAATAACCATATcccacatagaaaaaaaaaactttcttggtgtttttggatttaggcaaaacaaatttaaaaatggaTCATGATGAAGCCCTTACCTAACTAGAAAAATGAGATATTGATTTGGTACCATACCCAAAAAAGCAACCAAATTTACTTGCAACGATAACTATCAAGCTTAACAGATAAGGCCATAGGGGAGAATTAGAAAGGGGAGAGGAAGAGGGTGCGGCTACAATGCTTAGTAGTGATTTAGGGTTAagtgaaaactttttttttttccaaacgaTTCAGTTTGATTTGAACCGGTTCAGTTTGACCTGGCTTAATTAGTTTTATCTttctaaaatcaaaaccaaaccaaatatatatatattggtttttttttttatctcagtttggttttttcaattgttttttttgttggtagaTTTTTTTCAACACCTTTAATGAGAACTAAGCCCAACAGTAATCATGACCTCAATGTTGATGCTGAGCACTTGATCTTTGTCATAacctaaattttgatttaaaaaaaataaaaaaaataaaaaataaaaaatgaatgaatgaaaaataatttgaaaattgggtcaagacaacacaaattaaaagtttgaggattaataaggatgaaattataattttaggagttaatttgatcaaaaatTGAACGAATTGATAAGTTATTCTTTAATAGGGAAGCTAATCACTGCTCACATGAGAAATGAGTTGGTTActcttttacaagaatttgttGATGTTTTTGTCTGGTCATATGCTGACTTGCCTGGTCTAGATA of the Populus nigra chromosome 7, ddPopNigr1.1, whole genome shotgun sequence genome contains:
- the LOC133699168 gene encoding eukaryotic translation initiation factor 5-like; the protein is MALQNIGAANSDDAFYRYKMPKMITKIEGRGNGIKTNIVNMVDIAKALARPASYTTKYFGCELGAQSKFDEKTGTSHVNGSHDTAKLAGLLENFIKKYVQCYGCGNPETEVIITKSQMIQLKCAACGFVSDVDMRDKLTTFIVKNPPETKKGSKDKKAMRRAEKERLKEGEAADEEQKKLKNGKKKGSSTKDGHAKASSIKKKANSSDEERGSPTHSQVDEKEEADDEDDVQWQTDTSLEAARQRIQEQLSAATADMVMLAADETEKNSKTASKENGSPREEEPKAGCGNSSAYETLVEEVKANLKKGVSASKIQSALGSLDGSAQEKMNGLFEALFEGVEKGFAKEVGKKKKYLAAAVAQDEGSQLLLLRAIGAFCGKSSSSALKEVALVMKDLYDADVLEEEYIVQWYQEGLEGPSKDSQIWKNAKPFIEWLQNAESESEEE